The Achromobacter deleyi region AAAGTGACGTTCATGTTCGATATCACCAGCACCGCCATCCCCTTTATCAAGAGTGGCAAGGCGCGCGCGCTGGCCGTCACATCCAAGACGCGCAACCCCGAGTTGCCCGAGGTGCCGACGATGATCGAAGCCGGCATGAAGGACTACGAGGTCGTGGGCTGGTACGCGCTGGTGGGGCCGAAGAAGCTGCCCGAGGCCGTGTCGGCGCGCCTGACCCGCGCGCTGGGCGAGGTATCGAAAGACCCCGCCTTCCGCCAGGCCATGACCGAGGGCGGATACGCCATCAACACGGGAGATTCCAAGGCCCTTCAAACCCGCATCGACCGCGAGTACGCCCTGTGGGCGGACGTTATCCAAAGCGCCAACATCCAGGCCAACTGATCAACACCGGAGCACCATGATGAATCCTCCGCTTGCGCTGCACGCCCAGACCCGCCTGCCTGTCATTGGCGCCCCCATGTTCCTGGTCTCGGGGCCGCAATTGGTAGTGGCGCAATGCGCGGCGGGGATCATCGGCACCTTTCCATCGCTGAATGCCCGTCCGCAGGAACAGCTGCACGACTGGATCACCCGCATAGAAGATGGCCTTGCGGCCAAGCGCAAGGCCGATCCGGCCGCCAGGGTGGCGCCGTATGGCGTGAATCTGATCGTCCATCCCAGTAACGCCCGCTGGCAGGGCGACCTGGCCATCTGCGCGGATCGGCGCGTGCCGCTCATCATCACATCGCTGCACGCGCCGGAAGCGGTGGTAAAGGCGGTGCATCCTTACGGCGGCCTGGTCTATCACGACGTGACGACGGTGCGCCACGCCAAACGCGCGCTGGACGCGGGCGTCGACGGCCTGATCCTGGTGGCCGCCGGAGCGGGCGGCCACGCGGGCCAGGTCAATCCGATAGCGCTGGTGAACGAGATCCGCGCGTTCTACGACGGGCCGTTGGCGCTGTCAGGCTGCATCAGCCATGGCAAGGACATCCTGGCGGCCCAGGTCCTGGGCTGCGATTTCGCGTACATGGGCACGCGCTTCATCGCCACGCAGGAGTCGCTGGCAGGCGCAGCCTATCGCGAGATGGTGCTGCAGGCGCAGGCGGCGGACGTGACCTATACGCCTTATTTCTCCGGCGTGCCGGCGAACTATCTGTCGGCCAGCATCGTGGCGGCGGGGCTGGATCCCGTGGCGCTGGCGAAAGGCGGCGAAGTGCCGACTGCGAACATGGACAAGAGTACTCGG contains the following coding sequences:
- a CDS encoding NAD(P)H-dependent flavin oxidoreductase, giving the protein MNPPLALHAQTRLPVIGAPMFLVSGPQLVVAQCAAGIIGTFPSLNARPQEQLHDWITRIEDGLAAKRKADPAARVAPYGVNLIVHPSNARWQGDLAICADRRVPLIITSLHAPEAVVKAVHPYGGLVYHDVTTVRHAKRALDAGVDGLILVAAGAGGHAGQVNPIALVNEIRAFYDGPLALSGCISHGKDILAAQVLGCDFAYMGTRFIATQESLAGAAYREMVLQAQAADVTYTPYFSGVPANYLSASIVAAGLDPVALAKGGEVPTANMDKSTRPKAWKDVWSAGQGVGAAQEILAVGTLVEQLEAEYWGAREGVVRRGI